In one Lycium barbarum isolate Lr01 chromosome 7, ASM1917538v2, whole genome shotgun sequence genomic region, the following are encoded:
- the LOC132603826 gene encoding cation/H(+) antiporter 18-like, with protein sequence MEHLCPSPMKATSNGIFQGDNPLDFALPLAILQICLVLLVTRGLAFLLRPLRQPRVIAEIFGGVLLGPSALGRNKGYLNGIFPPKGITVLDTLANIGLLFFLFLAGLELDVKSLRQSGKKVLAIAVAGISLPFALGIGSSFILRETINKGVNATSFLIFMGVALSITAFPVLARILAELKLLTTNVGRMAMSAAAVNDVAAWILLALAIALSGDNLSPVVSLWVFLCSCGFVICASLIVPPIFKWISQRCHEGEPVDEIYICGTLAAVLAAGLVTDIIGIHAMFGAFVIGVLVPKEGPFAGVLVEKVEDLVSGIFLPLYFVSSGLKTNIATIQGIQSWGLLVLVIFTACFGKIVGTFIVALLWKIPKKEALALGFLMNSKGLVELIVLNIGKDRKVLNDQTFAIMVMMALVTTFITTPLVLAVYKPAKILSKGDYKHRRMERKNPNTQLRILTCFRSSRNIPSIINLLEASRGTERGERLCVYAMHLMEFSERPSAILMVHKARHNGLPFWNKGQRSANHVVVAFEAFQQLSQVSVRPMTSISSLSDMHEDICITAEKKNIAIIILSYHKNLRLDGSFESTRPDFHLVNKRVLEHASCSVGIFVDRGLGGSSQISASNISFSITILFFGGHDDREALAYGVRMAEHPGVKLTVIRFLVESDSSEEIVRIDTEGTPAATLISADEEFLVGFRTSVSEGSSVMYEEKNVRDVSETITILRDYSRCSLFLVGRMPNGVVALSLSQRFDCPELGPIGSLLTSPEFSTTASVLVVQQYYDNLYANSSHQMIED encoded by the exons ATGGAACATCTTTGTCCTTCTCCAATGAAGGCCACATCTAATGGCATTTTTCAAGGTGATAATCCTCTGGATTTCGCCCTTCCGCTGGCCATTTTACAGATATGTTTAGTTCTTCTTGTCACAAGAGGTCTTGCCTTTTTGCTGCGGCCCCTACGACAACCACGTGTTATTGCTGAGATTTTT GGAGGAGTATTGCTGGGACCATCAGCTCTTGGTCGAAACAAAGGCTATTTGAATGGAATATTCCCGCCGAAGGGCATCACTGTTTTAGACACTTTGGCAAACATTGGTCTCCTGTTCTTTTTATTTCTAGCTGGCCTAGAACTAGATGTCAAGTCATTGCGTCAGAGTGGGAAAAAAGTCCTTGCCATTGCTGTTGCAGGAATTAGTCTTCCGTTTGCTTTGGGAATTGGCTCTTCATTTATTCTTCGAGAAACTATAAATAAAGGCGTAAATGCTACCTCATTTCTTATATTCATGGGTGTAGCGCTTTCCATAACTGCATTTCCTGTTCTGGCACGAATTTTGGCTGAGCTGAAACTTTTAACTACTAATGTTGGGCGAATGGCCATGTCAGCGGCAGCAGTTAATGACGTCGCAGCTTGGATTTTACTTGCTCTTGCCATTGCCTTATCTGGTGATAATTTATCACCTGTTGTGTCACTTTGGGTTTTCCTCTGCAGTTGTGGCTTTGTCATTTGTGCCAGTCTTATCGTGCCACCGATTTTTAAGTGGATATCGCAGCGTTGCCACGAAGGTGAACCTGTGGATGAGATTTACATATGTGGTACTTTAGCTGCTGTACTTGCAGCTGGATTGGTCACTGATATTATCGGGATTCACGCAATGTTTGGGGCTTTTGTGATTGGAGTTTTAGTTCCAAAGGAAGGGCCATTTGCTGGTGTACTGGTTGAAAAAGTTGAGGACCTTGTATCTGGTATTTTCCTCCCATTGTACTTTGTCTCTAGTGGTCTAAAAACGAACATTGCTACAATCCAAGGTATACAATCATGGGGTTTGCTAGTTCTGGTTATATTTACTGCTTGCTTTGGGAAGATTGTTGGCACTTTTATAGTTGCCCTTCTCTGGAAGATTCCAAAAAAGGAGGCTCTTGCTCTTGGATTTCTTATGAACAGTAAGGGATTAGTGGAACTGATTGTCCTCAATATTGGTAAAGATCGAAAG GTATTGAATGATCAGACTTTTGCTATCATGGTTATGATGGCTCTCGTCACGACCTTTATCACCACACCCTTGGTTCTGGCTGTTTACAAGCCAGCAAAAATACTAAGCAAAGGCGACTATAAACATAGAAGAATGGAAAGGAAAAATCCAAATACTCAACTGCGAATATTGACCTGCTTCCGTAGTTCCAGAAATATCCCATCGATCATTAATCTCCTTGAGGCCTCACGTGGGACCGAGAGGGGAGAAAGGCTTTGTGTATATGCAATGCATCTCATGGAGTTCTCGGAGAGACCGTCAGCTATCTTAATGGTACACAAGGCTCGACATAATGGCTTGCCCTTCTGGAATAAGGGTCAGCGGTCAGCTAATCATGTTGTTGTGGCATTCGAGGCTTTCCAACAATTAAGTCAGGTCTCTGTGAGGCCAATGACATCAATCTCATCACTCTCTGATATGCATGAAGATATTTGCATTACTGCTGAAAAGAAAAATATAGCAATCATAATTTTATCATATCACAAGAATCTGAGGCTCGACGGCTCATTTGAGTCAACCCGACCTGATTTTCACTTGGTTAACAAAAGGGTTCTTGAACATGCTTCATGTTCAGTGGGGATATTTGTTGACCGTGGACTTGGTGGTAGTTCTCAAATATCTGCAAGTAATATTTCATTTTCTATTACCATTCTCTTTTTTGGGGGCCATGATGATCGTGAAGCACTTGCTTATGGAGTTCGTATGGCTGAGCACCCGGGAGTCAAGTTAACAGTCATTCGCTTCCTAGTGGAGTCGGATTCCTCTGAAGAGATAGTAAGAATAGATACAGAAGGCACTCCTGCTGCAACATTAATCTCTGCTGATGAGGAGTTTCTTGTTGGTTTTAGAACGAGTGTATCAGAAGGCAGTTCCGTTATGTATGAAGAGAAGAATGTTAGAGATGTGTCGGAAACAATTACTATCCTACGTGATTACAGTCGGTGCAGTTTGTTTCTGGTTGGTCGAATGCCTAATGGTGTAGTAGCTCTTTCATTGAGCCAGAGGTTTGATTGCCCCGAACTAGGGCCAATTGGGAGTTTGTTGACTTCACCAGAATTCTCCACAACAGCATCGGTCTTGGTGGTGCAACAGTATTACGATAACTTATATGCAAATAGTTCACATCAGATGATTGAAGATTGA
- the LOC132603827 gene encoding uncharacterized protein LOC132603827 isoform X1, translating to MDSLQGSVVVELMGSESFGGVGAAPKLERSFDAPSIDRITGSVRRKELALWSKMPQNEFAGHQSRHHVEDASEDLSLGKTNTILPLTLGLEATQSHRNFGKVGRNSTSSSKRSRIMQMDVSVNKIGEDGKGISTELSANPTNCKNGERTQMLKQRQHSSGKRSDKRNGKVTKSNFSLKSLVGFGSAAGGRNFLGMYGLKSDGMDVTKDVDDLPLRELLDGSYKCAPVPKDKRNKASKSNDSLMQLVRDANSMLRLQKSVRTQNCSNVESKLSCADFYTSSSSASRNDGDKVENRIDKPSSSDQVQESSGKVQAVATMCHSPSYTPKYVLERLALTPSKDLDSLLMDTVKPATSRNSGDLRLSRPSSQRNGLPPFPWSHTCSGHPKIVPDSAKLSTSKMVCQGRWVRVENTSTPVKGSTGFLEELQSLTDNHKLVPTGVKVSRPSKNENASSNRDSFTVCERISSSIAASSTSEVPPAESPGILVAAETLCEIATYSLKQKTEATTKLLKKPSQKGMRACKLTEKSGNQFIAPKPVVGSNNLVEVADGIIPSKKLRLSVNFRKPDRKGPIPCSAESIRSTPVKSFRDSEGFNTSFVNKPCIMSPYTRVMDKACSSTDQKLRKVPNGVDPRR from the exons ATGGATAGTTTGCAAGGTTCTGTTGTGGTTGAGCTTATGGGATCCGAAAGTTTTGGCGGTGTTGGTGCTGCGCCTAAATTGGAGAGGTCGTTCGATGCGCCTTCTATTGATAGGATTACTGGTTCTGTTAGACGAAAAG AGCTAGCTTTATGGAGTAAGATGCCCCAGAATGAATTTGCTGGTCATCAATCCAGACATCATGTTGAGGATGCTTCAGAAGACCTCAGTCTCGGGAAGACAAATACTATTCTTCCACTGACTCTTGGGTTAGAGGCTACACAGTCACATCGGAATTTTGGGAAAGTGGGGAGAAATAGTACTTCTAGTTCTAAGAGATCAAGGATAATGCAGATGGATGTTTCTGTAAATAAAATCGGTGAAGATGGAAAAGGCATTTCTACTGAGCTTTCAGCAAATCCTACAAATTGCAAAAATGGAG AGAGGACTCAAATGCTTAAGCAAAGGCAGCATTCTAGTGGCAAGCGAAGTGATAAAAGAAATGGCAAAGTTACCAAAAGTAATTTCTCTTTAAAGAGCTTAGTTGGCTTCGGTTCAGCTGCTGGAGGAAGAAACTTTCTTG GAATGTATGGCTTGAAATCTGATGGCATGGATGTCACAAAAGATGTAGATGATCTGCCCTTGAGGGAACTACTTGATGGCAGTTATAAGTGCGCACCTGTTCCCAAAGATAAGAGAAACAAAGCTTCAAAATCAAATGACAGTCTCATGCAGTTGGTTAGAGATGCTAACTCCATGCTTCGACTTCAGAAGTCTGTACGGACGCAGAATTGTTCTAATGTTGAAAGCAAGCTCTCTTGCGCCGATTTTTATACCAGCTCTTCTTCAGCAAGTCGAAATGATGGTGACAAGGTAGAGAACAGGATTGATAAGCCGTCTTCTTCTGATCAG GTACAGGAATCCAGTGGCAAGGTTCAAGCAGTTGCGACAATGTGTCATTCTCCATCATATACACCAAAGTATGTGTTGGAGCGCCTTGCGCTCACTCCATCCAAGGATTTGGATTCTTTACTTATGGACACAGTCAAGCCTGCTACTTCAAGAAATAGTGGCGATCTTCGTCTAAGCAGGCCATCATCTCAGCGAAATGGTTTGCCTCCTTTTCCTTGGTCGCACACATGCTCTGGTCATCCTAAAATTGTTCCTGATTCAGCTAAATTATCTACAAGTAAGATGGTTTGCCAAGGCAGATGGGTAAGAGTGGAAAACACTTCGACTCCAGTGAAAGGTTCTACTGGTTTCCTTGAGGAATTGCAATCACTCACTGACAATCACAAACTAGTTCCAACAGGAGTTAAAGTGTCTAGGCCTTCAAAAAATGAAAATGCTTCATCAAACCGTGATAGCTTTACTGTATGTGAAAGGATTTCATCATCAATTGCAGCCAGCAGCACTTCTGAAGTTCCACCAG CTGAATCTCCAGGTATATTGGTTGCTGCTGAGACGCTTTGCGAGATTGCTACATATTCGTTGAAGCAGAAGACTGAAGCAACGACCAAATTGCTGAAGAAACCTTCTCAGAAGGGCATGAGAGCATGTAAATTGACTGAGAAATCTGGAAATCAATTCATAGCACCAAAACCAGTTGTGGGATCAAATAATCTGGTTGAAGTTGCGGATGGGATAATTCCATCGAAGAAGCTTCGCCTTTCAGTCAACTTTAGAAAACCTGATAGGAAAGGACCGATACCTTGTTCAGCTGAATCAATAAGATCAACTCCTGTCAAATCATTTAGGGACTCGGAAGGTTTCAATACCAGCTTTGTAAATAAACCATGTATAATGTCCCCATATACAAGGGTGATGGATAAGGCTTGTAGTAGTACTGACCAGAAGCTGAGGAAGGTACCCAATGGAGTGGACCCAAGAAGATGA
- the LOC132603827 gene encoding uncharacterized protein LOC132603827 isoform X2: MDSLQGSVVVELMGSESFGGVGAAPKLERSFDAPSIDRITGSVRRKELALWSKMPQNEFAGHQSRHHVEDASEDLSLGKTNTILPLTLGLEATQSHRNFGKVGRNSTSSSKRSRIMQMDVSVNKIGEDGKGISTELSANPTNCKNGERTQMLKQRQHSSGKRSDKRNGKVTKSNFSLKSLVGFGSAAGGRNFLGMYGLKSDGMDVTKDVDDLPLRELLDGSYKCAPVPKDKRNKASKSNDSLMQLVRDANSMLRLQKSVRTQNCSNVESKLSCADFYTSSSSASRNDGDKVENRIDKPSSSDQESSGKVQAVATMCHSPSYTPKYVLERLALTPSKDLDSLLMDTVKPATSRNSGDLRLSRPSSQRNGLPPFPWSHTCSGHPKIVPDSAKLSTSKMVCQGRWVRVENTSTPVKGSTGFLEELQSLTDNHKLVPTGVKVSRPSKNENASSNRDSFTVCERISSSIAASSTSEVPPAESPGILVAAETLCEIATYSLKQKTEATTKLLKKPSQKGMRACKLTEKSGNQFIAPKPVVGSNNLVEVADGIIPSKKLRLSVNFRKPDRKGPIPCSAESIRSTPVKSFRDSEGFNTSFVNKPCIMSPYTRVMDKACSSTDQKLRKVPNGVDPRR, from the exons ATGGATAGTTTGCAAGGTTCTGTTGTGGTTGAGCTTATGGGATCCGAAAGTTTTGGCGGTGTTGGTGCTGCGCCTAAATTGGAGAGGTCGTTCGATGCGCCTTCTATTGATAGGATTACTGGTTCTGTTAGACGAAAAG AGCTAGCTTTATGGAGTAAGATGCCCCAGAATGAATTTGCTGGTCATCAATCCAGACATCATGTTGAGGATGCTTCAGAAGACCTCAGTCTCGGGAAGACAAATACTATTCTTCCACTGACTCTTGGGTTAGAGGCTACACAGTCACATCGGAATTTTGGGAAAGTGGGGAGAAATAGTACTTCTAGTTCTAAGAGATCAAGGATAATGCAGATGGATGTTTCTGTAAATAAAATCGGTGAAGATGGAAAAGGCATTTCTACTGAGCTTTCAGCAAATCCTACAAATTGCAAAAATGGAG AGAGGACTCAAATGCTTAAGCAAAGGCAGCATTCTAGTGGCAAGCGAAGTGATAAAAGAAATGGCAAAGTTACCAAAAGTAATTTCTCTTTAAAGAGCTTAGTTGGCTTCGGTTCAGCTGCTGGAGGAAGAAACTTTCTTG GAATGTATGGCTTGAAATCTGATGGCATGGATGTCACAAAAGATGTAGATGATCTGCCCTTGAGGGAACTACTTGATGGCAGTTATAAGTGCGCACCTGTTCCCAAAGATAAGAGAAACAAAGCTTCAAAATCAAATGACAGTCTCATGCAGTTGGTTAGAGATGCTAACTCCATGCTTCGACTTCAGAAGTCTGTACGGACGCAGAATTGTTCTAATGTTGAAAGCAAGCTCTCTTGCGCCGATTTTTATACCAGCTCTTCTTCAGCAAGTCGAAATGATGGTGACAAGGTAGAGAACAGGATTGATAAGCCGTCTTCTTCTGATCAG GAATCCAGTGGCAAGGTTCAAGCAGTTGCGACAATGTGTCATTCTCCATCATATACACCAAAGTATGTGTTGGAGCGCCTTGCGCTCACTCCATCCAAGGATTTGGATTCTTTACTTATGGACACAGTCAAGCCTGCTACTTCAAGAAATAGTGGCGATCTTCGTCTAAGCAGGCCATCATCTCAGCGAAATGGTTTGCCTCCTTTTCCTTGGTCGCACACATGCTCTGGTCATCCTAAAATTGTTCCTGATTCAGCTAAATTATCTACAAGTAAGATGGTTTGCCAAGGCAGATGGGTAAGAGTGGAAAACACTTCGACTCCAGTGAAAGGTTCTACTGGTTTCCTTGAGGAATTGCAATCACTCACTGACAATCACAAACTAGTTCCAACAGGAGTTAAAGTGTCTAGGCCTTCAAAAAATGAAAATGCTTCATCAAACCGTGATAGCTTTACTGTATGTGAAAGGATTTCATCATCAATTGCAGCCAGCAGCACTTCTGAAGTTCCACCAG CTGAATCTCCAGGTATATTGGTTGCTGCTGAGACGCTTTGCGAGATTGCTACATATTCGTTGAAGCAGAAGACTGAAGCAACGACCAAATTGCTGAAGAAACCTTCTCAGAAGGGCATGAGAGCATGTAAATTGACTGAGAAATCTGGAAATCAATTCATAGCACCAAAACCAGTTGTGGGATCAAATAATCTGGTTGAAGTTGCGGATGGGATAATTCCATCGAAGAAGCTTCGCCTTTCAGTCAACTTTAGAAAACCTGATAGGAAAGGACCGATACCTTGTTCAGCTGAATCAATAAGATCAACTCCTGTCAAATCATTTAGGGACTCGGAAGGTTTCAATACCAGCTTTGTAAATAAACCATGTATAATGTCCCCATATACAAGGGTGATGGATAAGGCTTGTAGTAGTACTGACCAGAAGCTGAGGAAGGTACCCAATGGAGTGGACCCAAGAAGATGA
- the LOC132603827 gene encoding uncharacterized protein LOC132603827 isoform X3 codes for MDSLQGSVVVELMGSESFGGVGAAPKLERSFDAPSIDRITGSVRRKELALWSKMPQNEFAGHQSRHHVEDASEDLSLGKTNTILPLTLGLEATQSHRNFGKVGRNSTSSSKRSRIMQMDVSVNKIGEDGKGISTELSANPTNCKNGERTQMLKQRQHSSGKRSDKRNGKVTKSNFSLKSLVGFGSAAGGRNFLGMYGLKSDGMDVTKDVDDLPLRELLDGSYKCAPVPKDKRNKASKSNDSLMQLVRDANSMLRLQKSVRTQNCSNVESKLSCADFYTSSSSASRNDGDKVENRIDKPSSSDQVQESSGKVQAVATMCHSPSYTPKYVLERLALTPSKDLDSLLMDTVKPATSRNSGDLRLSRPSSQRNGLPPFPWSHTCSGHPKIVPDSAKLSTSKMVCQGRWVRVENTSTPVKGSTGFLEELQSLTDNHKLVPTGVKVSRPSKNENASSNRDSFTVCERISSSIAASSTSEVPPGILVAAETLCEIATYSLKQKTEATTKLLKKPSQKGMRACKLTEKSGNQFIAPKPVVGSNNLVEVADGIIPSKKLRLSVNFRKPDRKGPIPCSAESIRSTPVKSFRDSEGFNTSFVNKPCIMSPYTRVMDKACSSTDQKLRKVPNGVDPRR; via the exons ATGGATAGTTTGCAAGGTTCTGTTGTGGTTGAGCTTATGGGATCCGAAAGTTTTGGCGGTGTTGGTGCTGCGCCTAAATTGGAGAGGTCGTTCGATGCGCCTTCTATTGATAGGATTACTGGTTCTGTTAGACGAAAAG AGCTAGCTTTATGGAGTAAGATGCCCCAGAATGAATTTGCTGGTCATCAATCCAGACATCATGTTGAGGATGCTTCAGAAGACCTCAGTCTCGGGAAGACAAATACTATTCTTCCACTGACTCTTGGGTTAGAGGCTACACAGTCACATCGGAATTTTGGGAAAGTGGGGAGAAATAGTACTTCTAGTTCTAAGAGATCAAGGATAATGCAGATGGATGTTTCTGTAAATAAAATCGGTGAAGATGGAAAAGGCATTTCTACTGAGCTTTCAGCAAATCCTACAAATTGCAAAAATGGAG AGAGGACTCAAATGCTTAAGCAAAGGCAGCATTCTAGTGGCAAGCGAAGTGATAAAAGAAATGGCAAAGTTACCAAAAGTAATTTCTCTTTAAAGAGCTTAGTTGGCTTCGGTTCAGCTGCTGGAGGAAGAAACTTTCTTG GAATGTATGGCTTGAAATCTGATGGCATGGATGTCACAAAAGATGTAGATGATCTGCCCTTGAGGGAACTACTTGATGGCAGTTATAAGTGCGCACCTGTTCCCAAAGATAAGAGAAACAAAGCTTCAAAATCAAATGACAGTCTCATGCAGTTGGTTAGAGATGCTAACTCCATGCTTCGACTTCAGAAGTCTGTACGGACGCAGAATTGTTCTAATGTTGAAAGCAAGCTCTCTTGCGCCGATTTTTATACCAGCTCTTCTTCAGCAAGTCGAAATGATGGTGACAAGGTAGAGAACAGGATTGATAAGCCGTCTTCTTCTGATCAG GTACAGGAATCCAGTGGCAAGGTTCAAGCAGTTGCGACAATGTGTCATTCTCCATCATATACACCAAAGTATGTGTTGGAGCGCCTTGCGCTCACTCCATCCAAGGATTTGGATTCTTTACTTATGGACACAGTCAAGCCTGCTACTTCAAGAAATAGTGGCGATCTTCGTCTAAGCAGGCCATCATCTCAGCGAAATGGTTTGCCTCCTTTTCCTTGGTCGCACACATGCTCTGGTCATCCTAAAATTGTTCCTGATTCAGCTAAATTATCTACAAGTAAGATGGTTTGCCAAGGCAGATGGGTAAGAGTGGAAAACACTTCGACTCCAGTGAAAGGTTCTACTGGTTTCCTTGAGGAATTGCAATCACTCACTGACAATCACAAACTAGTTCCAACAGGAGTTAAAGTGTCTAGGCCTTCAAAAAATGAAAATGCTTCATCAAACCGTGATAGCTTTACTGTATGTGAAAGGATTTCATCATCAATTGCAGCCAGCAGCACTTCTGAAGTTCCACCAG GTATATTGGTTGCTGCTGAGACGCTTTGCGAGATTGCTACATATTCGTTGAAGCAGAAGACTGAAGCAACGACCAAATTGCTGAAGAAACCTTCTCAGAAGGGCATGAGAGCATGTAAATTGACTGAGAAATCTGGAAATCAATTCATAGCACCAAAACCAGTTGTGGGATCAAATAATCTGGTTGAAGTTGCGGATGGGATAATTCCATCGAAGAAGCTTCGCCTTTCAGTCAACTTTAGAAAACCTGATAGGAAAGGACCGATACCTTGTTCAGCTGAATCAATAAGATCAACTCCTGTCAAATCATTTAGGGACTCGGAAGGTTTCAATACCAGCTTTGTAAATAAACCATGTATAATGTCCCCATATACAAGGGTGATGGATAAGGCTTGTAGTAGTACTGACCAGAAGCTGAGGAAGGTACCCAATGGAGTGGACCCAAGAAGATGA